The SAR324 cluster bacterium genome has a window encoding:
- a CDS encoding cytochrome c, whose amino-acid sequence MIFSRLKRTVHRVLDLLSVKITIIGQRISAQPVLKQYYAEIGVSAEICIPDEKYLFAPTPIESALMLQPKNLLIAIILGGLFIPSVSWADNTDDVIKYRKAVYTSMRGHIGAISRIVRAGLGDYKGHITDHAVAIQNAAKIVPSMFPEGSDFGDTGALESIWTDQKGFGKASQRLVDASGELVTVSQSGDMKAIGRAVGAVGGACKNCHDNYRASN is encoded by the coding sequence ATGATTTTCTCAAGACTGAAAAGAACTGTACATAGAGTCCTTGATTTATTGTCAGTAAAGATCACCATAATTGGCCAAAGAATCTCTGCTCAACCTGTATTGAAGCAATATTATGCTGAAATCGGAGTCTCAGCAGAAATCTGTATCCCCGATGAAAAATATTTATTCGCACCAACCCCAATCGAGTCAGCTCTCATGCTTCAACCTAAGAACCTATTGATTGCAATTATACTTGGAGGGCTCTTCATCCCCTCTGTTTCCTGGGCAGATAACACAGACGATGTCATTAAATATCGGAAAGCAGTCTATACCTCAATGCGAGGGCACATCGGAGCAATCTCAAGAATTGTCCGAGCTGGACTTGGAGACTACAAAGGACACATTACAGATCACGCAGTCGCAATCCAGAATGCAGCGAAGATCGTCCCCTCAATGTTTCCAGAAGGATCTGACTTTGGTGATACTGGGGCCTTGGAGAGCATTTGGACAGATCAAAAGGGCTTTGGAAAGGCCTCCCAGCGCCTAGTAGATGCTAGTGGAGAACTGGTGACTGTTTCTCAATCTGGTGATATGAAAGCCATTGGCAGAGCTGTTGGGGCTGTTGGAGGAGCGTGCAAAAACTGCCACGACAACTACCGTGCCTCCAATTGA
- a CDS encoding cytochrome c: MQKLPRQLPCLQLKYGLFGLSCLVCLLIFTSAQARTPNPIAGEQIFHAAGGCGCHTDVENKGSLLAGGRPLPTPYGVFYANNITPDPTTGIGSWSDEDFVRAMREGIGPEGQHYFPSFPYPAFSKMSAEDLLHLKDYLFSLPPIQQNNQPHELKFPFNLRLNAWFWNILFHDPEPIKSDPSRSGSWNRGRYLTEAVAHCAECHTPRNQLGVLRSDLAYAGAKEGPEGKLTPNITPDKETGIGGWSHDDLVYALQTGMVPNGDFLGDLMGMAIEHYQKLPDEDLEAIAEYVLSLSPIANQVREKKAKSTDDFDW; this comes from the coding sequence GTGCAAAAACTGCCACGACAACTACCGTGCCTCCAATTGAAGTATGGGCTATTTGGTCTGAGTTGCCTGGTTTGTCTACTGATTTTCACCAGTGCCCAGGCTCGCACTCCTAACCCGATTGCTGGAGAGCAGATTTTTCATGCGGCTGGTGGTTGTGGCTGCCACACTGATGTGGAGAATAAAGGATCACTTCTAGCCGGGGGACGGCCACTTCCTACACCTTATGGGGTCTTCTATGCCAACAACATCACTCCAGATCCAACCACGGGAATTGGCTCTTGGAGTGATGAAGACTTCGTTCGTGCTATGCGAGAGGGGATAGGGCCAGAGGGGCAGCATTACTTTCCGAGCTTTCCCTATCCCGCATTCTCCAAGATGAGTGCAGAGGATCTATTGCATCTCAAAGACTATCTCTTCAGCCTTCCTCCCATCCAGCAAAACAATCAGCCCCACGAACTGAAGTTCCCCTTCAATCTACGTTTGAATGCTTGGTTCTGGAATATTCTCTTCCATGATCCAGAGCCTATCAAATCCGATCCAAGCCGCTCTGGATCATGGAACCGTGGTCGTTATCTGACAGAAGCTGTCGCACACTGTGCAGAATGCCATACGCCGCGGAATCAATTGGGAGTTCTTCGATCTGATCTAGCTTATGCCGGTGCCAAAGAGGGCCCTGAAGGAAAATTGACCCCAAACATTACGCCTGACAAAGAGACTGGAATTGGAGGTTGGAGCCATGATGATCTGGTGTATGCCCTGCAGACGGGAATGGTACCTAATGGAGATTTTCTGGGAGATTTGATGGGAATGGCAATTGAGCACTACCAAAAGCTACCTGATGAAGATCTGGAAGCTATCGCTGAATACGTCCTTTCGTTATCTCCAATCGCCAATCAGGTTCGTGAGAAAAAAGCTAAAAGTACTGATGACTTCGACTGGTAA
- a CDS encoding alpha-hydroxy acid oxidase — MTVVVNVEDLRKRAKRRLPKIFFDYIDGSAFSGTTTLRNQEDFSNWCLIQKVLALKGMPDLSCEFLGARHTLPFMLGPVGFLGLYRGRGEILCAEAARKKGIPLCLSTFSIASLATLQREVGGTLQFQLYMDCQRSFVEKLVESAEDAEVETLFYTADTAVTSIRERDVRNGFRAVKRLNPTLLFSMMQRPLWCWDMWQSGIPSVEALAKYPEFGTGILEQASNLSGRLDSSIIWEDMKWLRKLWKKRLVIKGILNSDDALKAIDHGADAIVVSNHGGRQLDFANSTISILPEVRKAVGKDYCVMIDGGFRRGSEVVTALALGASGVLLGRAYAFGLAADGKLGVEKAIEIFAKEISITMKLMGVPSVDELKEFGDRYIRQR; from the coding sequence TTGACAGTAGTTGTGAATGTCGAAGACCTGAGAAAGCGTGCAAAGCGCCGATTACCCAAAATATTTTTTGATTATATTGATGGATCTGCATTTTCAGGCACTACGACACTACGTAACCAGGAGGACTTCAGCAATTGGTGCTTAATTCAGAAAGTTTTAGCATTGAAGGGTATGCCAGACCTGAGTTGTGAATTTCTTGGAGCTAGGCACACGCTTCCTTTTATGCTTGGACCGGTTGGCTTCCTTGGGCTTTACCGCGGTCGGGGAGAAATTCTTTGCGCAGAAGCTGCCAGGAAAAAAGGTATTCCTTTGTGTCTTTCAACCTTTTCGATCGCCAGTTTAGCGACTCTGCAGAGAGAAGTTGGAGGCACACTTCAGTTCCAACTTTATATGGACTGCCAGCGTTCTTTTGTCGAGAAGTTGGTGGAGTCAGCTGAAGACGCGGAAGTTGAGACTCTCTTCTACACTGCTGACACTGCAGTAACATCTATACGCGAAAGAGATGTCCGTAATGGATTTCGAGCGGTCAAGCGCCTTAACCCAACACTTCTTTTTTCGATGATGCAGCGTCCACTTTGGTGCTGGGATATGTGGCAATCAGGAATTCCAAGTGTAGAGGCGTTGGCTAAATACCCTGAATTTGGTACAGGTATTTTAGAGCAGGCATCTAATCTTTCTGGTCGTCTGGATTCTTCAATCATCTGGGAAGATATGAAGTGGCTTCGTAAGCTTTGGAAAAAACGACTAGTTATAAAAGGTATACTTAATTCAGATGACGCTCTTAAAGCAATAGATCACGGGGCGGATGCAATTGTTGTATCAAATCATGGCGGCCGACAACTGGATTTTGCGAATTCGACGATCTCCATCTTGCCAGAAGTTCGTAAGGCCGTTGGCAAAGATTATTGTGTGATGATTGATGGTGGGTTTCGTCGTGGATCGGAGGTCGTAACAGCCCTGGCTTTGGGGGCTAGTGGAGTGCTATTGGGCCGAGCTTATGCGTTTGGACTAGCTGCAGATGGGAAGCTAGGAGTTGAGAAAGCAATTGAGATATTTGCCAAAGAAATCTCAATCACAATGAAGTTGATGGGTGTGCCTAGTGTTGATGAGCTAAAGGAGTTTGGGGATCGCTACATTCGTCAAAGATAA
- a CDS encoding pentapeptide repeat-containing protein → MIAKNSSYLLGILLWLFCGGFIQSAWAYNTEDLRRLKATGSCPRCDLSAAALEELQLFRSNLSGANLSGANLSRTNLIAADLSRADLSGAILSGANLSGADLSSANLSTAELLATELTLVDFSGAKLERASLEKANLLKAKLPNADLSWVSLRGANLTLADFYKSDLWEADLWGATLWGATFWNADLRTAKLRGSNLDGANFEGAKLSIDLAEGTILCDTILPDGHIIRSGC, encoded by the coding sequence ATGATTGCCAAAAATTCATCTTACCTGCTGGGTATACTGCTCTGGTTATTCTGTGGAGGATTTATCCAGTCAGCGTGGGCCTATAACACTGAGGACTTGAGACGCCTAAAGGCAACGGGTAGCTGCCCACGGTGTGACCTCAGCGCAGCAGCTTTAGAAGAGTTGCAACTGTTTCGCTCGAATCTTTCCGGAGCGAATCTTTCCGGAGCGAATCTTTCCAGAACCAATCTCATTGCAGCAGATCTGAGTCGGGCGGACTTGTCTGGGGCAATTTTATCTGGAGCGAACCTTTCTGGGGCAGACTTGTCTTCAGCGAATCTAAGTACGGCTGAACTGTTGGCAACCGAACTGACACTTGTTGATTTCTCAGGAGCAAAGTTAGAACGTGCTAGCCTGGAGAAAGCTAATCTACTCAAGGCGAAACTTCCCAATGCTGATCTCAGTTGGGTTAGTTTGCGGGGAGCCAATCTGACGCTAGCGGATTTTTATAAGTCAGATCTTTGGGAAGCTGATCTGTGGGGTGCGACTCTATGGGGTGCCACGTTCTGGAATGCTGATCTGCGAACTGCCAAACTCCGCGGTTCTAACTTGGATGGAGCCAACTTTGAGGGTGCTAAGCTGAGTATCGACCTGGCGGAAGGAACGATTCTCTGTGATACGATTTTACCGGATGGTCACATTATCCGGAGTGGATGCTAG
- a CDS encoding glucose 1-dehydrogenase, with the protein MKGFTIDLSGKNAIVTGASRGLGQAIAIGLAEAGATVVITSRSLKALEETQSQITDLGGDFQQIDLDVRDVPAMKNRLQTVAQQVGEIDILVNNAGYEQVCPSYELTEETWDIIMETNLKGAFFAAQTVAHSMVRSGRGGAIINVCSLTSYIGVPTAVPYGSSKSGLLGMTRALSAEWASEQIRVNAIAPGYFRTELTEAFYREEAWQEAMLQKIPLNSFGKANDLKGAVVFLVSDAAKYITGQCLAIDGGYLASV; encoded by the coding sequence GTGAAAGGTTTCACCATTGACCTGTCAGGAAAAAATGCAATTGTTACCGGAGCTAGTCGAGGACTCGGCCAGGCAATCGCAATTGGCTTAGCAGAGGCGGGTGCAACGGTAGTGATAACTTCTCGCTCCTTGAAAGCACTTGAGGAAACGCAATCTCAGATCACTGATTTGGGGGGTGATTTTCAACAAATAGATTTAGATGTTCGTGATGTTCCTGCAATGAAGAATAGACTTCAGACAGTTGCTCAGCAGGTTGGAGAAATAGATATCCTCGTCAATAATGCTGGCTACGAACAAGTATGCCCTTCCTATGAACTGACTGAGGAAACGTGGGATATTATCATGGAAACCAATCTCAAGGGGGCCTTTTTTGCTGCCCAAACTGTTGCACATAGCATGGTACGTTCCGGTAGAGGTGGTGCCATTATCAATGTCTGTTCTTTAACATCATATATCGGTGTGCCAACGGCCGTGCCTTACGGTTCCTCCAAGTCAGGATTATTGGGCATGACACGTGCGCTCTCAGCGGAATGGGCAAGTGAGCAAATTCGAGTCAATGCGATTGCGCCGGGGTACTTCCGGACAGAGTTGACGGAGGCTTTCTATCGTGAAGAGGCTTGGCAGGAAGCTATGCTGCAAAAAATCCCGTTAAATAGCTTTGGCAAGGCTAACGATCTCAAAGGTGCAGTTGTCTTCCTTGTCAGTGATGCTGCAAAGTATATCACCGGTCAATGTTTGGCTATCGATGGGGGCTATCTAGCATCTGTCTGA
- the hisC gene encoding histidinol-phosphate transaminase, with the protein MRPELMEIPPYNTGLGLNEVRSRYGITAVAKLSSNENPTGPAPQVLECLSQANSELYLYPNSEALPLRKAIAQRLDVPEKQIIFGNGSEELISIICRSTINSGDRVITLFPSFPLHEDYTKLMGGSVERLVINDNLQIDLAKLVERAAQPAKLLIFSNPMNPSGSWLNPEQLRQLFEAKHPETLLVLDEAYHEYAVHGDYTSGLELTERIKGHWILLRTFSKSWGLAGLRIGFGVCSSTELRQALNRTRTPFNINSLAQIAAKVALDHEDYMLHSVQQTILQREHLAKELRSRGYQVGESLGNFLFINANRSSAKFAEELLKLGTIVKPWPQPGYDTFLRVSIGTPAENEKFLVDLAQVEAS; encoded by the coding sequence TTGCGCCCCGAACTTATGGAGATACCACCCTACAACACAGGACTTGGGTTAAACGAGGTGAGATCACGTTATGGAATAACGGCAGTTGCAAAGCTATCCTCAAATGAGAACCCGACTGGCCCAGCACCACAGGTTTTAGAGTGTCTCTCCCAAGCTAATTCAGAACTGTATTTGTATCCCAACAGTGAGGCTCTTCCACTGCGAAAGGCAATTGCTCAGCGTTTAGATGTCCCAGAAAAACAGATAATTTTTGGCAACGGTTCTGAAGAATTAATTTCAATTATTTGTCGAAGTACTATCAATTCGGGTGATCGAGTGATTACTCTCTTTCCCTCTTTCCCACTGCACGAAGATTACACCAAGTTAATGGGAGGTTCTGTTGAAAGACTGGTGATAAACGACAATCTTCAGATTGATCTAGCCAAACTTGTTGAGAGGGCTGCACAACCGGCCAAATTACTCATTTTTTCCAATCCGATGAATCCTAGTGGAAGTTGGCTGAACCCCGAACAACTGAGACAGCTATTTGAAGCCAAGCATCCCGAGACGCTACTAGTACTTGATGAAGCTTACCACGAATACGCGGTTCATGGAGACTATACCAGTGGTCTCGAGCTTACAGAACGAATTAAAGGACATTGGATATTACTTAGAACGTTTTCTAAGAGCTGGGGCCTTGCAGGACTCCGTATTGGCTTTGGCGTGTGCAGTTCAACCGAACTTCGTCAAGCACTAAATCGAACGCGCACTCCTTTTAACATCAATTCTTTAGCCCAGATTGCTGCCAAAGTTGCCTTAGATCACGAAGACTACATGCTCCACAGTGTTCAGCAAACAATCCTACAACGCGAGCATCTCGCCAAAGAACTTCGATCTCGCGGCTACCAAGTTGGAGAATCTCTTGGGAATTTCCTATTCATCAATGCCAACCGTTCTTCAGCGAAATTTGCGGAAGAACTCCTAAAACTGGGCACTATCGTCAAACCTTGGCCACAGCCGGGTTATGACACTTTTCTCCGCGTGTCGATTGGCACACCAGCGGAAAATGAAAAATTTCTAGTGGACCTCGCTCAGGTTGAGGCCTCTTGA
- a CDS encoding ABC transporter ATP-binding protein translates to MQFGDVHAVKNVCFELEEGRFLTVLGPSGSGKTTLLRLIAGFQQPNKGEIFIKGQTVREVAPNKRSIGMVFQRLALFPHMTAAENVAFPLKMRRFDVRMIPDRVKKYLHLVRLEGLGGRRINELSGGQQQRVAIARALVFEPDLLLLDEPLAALDRKLREEMQLEFRRIQKELGVTTINVTHDQREALVVSDQIIVMDHGEIQQDATPLEIYRSPSNPFVANFVGVTNLFHGTLESLEGQKVAIRISQQRLIGTLKSEKLTLNQGVSVKAAVRAEQVRLFRGQSENRDCEVYFEGRVTDVIFEGERILYELSVAALSDALIRIIHHDQQDFSTFELGEVVFVGWKSRDMHVFVVD, encoded by the coding sequence TTGCAGTTTGGAGATGTACATGCCGTCAAGAACGTCTGTTTTGAGTTGGAGGAAGGTCGATTTCTCACAGTTTTGGGTCCATCAGGCTCTGGAAAGACAACCTTACTCAGGCTGATCGCTGGCTTTCAGCAACCAAATAAGGGTGAAATTTTTATCAAGGGACAAACTGTTAGAGAGGTCGCTCCTAACAAGCGCTCGATTGGGATGGTATTCCAACGCCTTGCCTTGTTTCCGCATATGACTGCGGCAGAGAATGTAGCATTTCCTTTGAAAATGCGCAGATTTGACGTACGCATGATCCCTGACCGGGTGAAAAAATACCTGCACCTGGTACGCTTGGAAGGGCTCGGTGGTCGTCGGATTAATGAGCTTTCAGGAGGGCAGCAGCAGCGTGTGGCGATTGCTCGAGCCCTGGTTTTTGAACCAGACTTACTCCTTTTAGACGAACCACTGGCGGCCTTGGATCGAAAGTTACGTGAAGAAATGCAACTAGAGTTTCGGAGAATTCAGAAGGAACTCGGTGTCACCACGATCAATGTTACCCATGATCAGCGTGAGGCACTAGTGGTTTCTGATCAAATCATTGTGATGGATCATGGAGAAATACAGCAGGATGCTACCCCTTTGGAGATCTACCGTTCTCCGTCGAATCCTTTCGTAGCAAATTTTGTAGGGGTGACTAACTTATTCCATGGAACGCTAGAGTCATTAGAGGGGCAGAAGGTAGCAATCAGAATCAGTCAGCAGAGACTGATTGGTACTCTAAAAAGTGAAAAATTGACGTTGAACCAGGGAGTTTCAGTTAAGGCTGCTGTCCGTGCAGAACAGGTTCGGCTGTTTCGGGGGCAATCAGAAAACAGAGACTGTGAGGTTTATTTTGAAGGTCGGGTGACAGATGTTATTTTTGAGGGGGAACGAATTCTCTACGAACTTTCGGTAGCAGCGTTATCTGATGCGCTCATCAGGATCATTCACCATGACCAGCAAGACTTCTCAACATTTGAGTTAGGAGAAGTGGTCTTCGTTGGATGGAAGAGCCGCGACATGCATGTCTTTGTCGTGGATTGA